One genomic segment of Streptomyces niveus includes these proteins:
- a CDS encoding MFS transporter, with protein sequence MTATQAPPVRIGKAAVWALGMLALATGALESVVTPTLPLLQRELRMSPAEGALLSIVLLITGALITPVAGKFGDRYGGKRVLIRLMTVVCAGGLVSAVAPNLPVLLLGQILQGAMVGALPLSFILVREHLPAGEAKVAIGVVSGLFVGGGMAGTLSAGPVAEGLSRHWMFALPTLAVIGSTMLVNRLMPCDPPGSSDDTGIDWPGLLLLSGTLVTLMLVLATAPDLVSQPLVLGALILVLAAFVAGWTAVERRAASPMVDLRMLARPAVWKSCVLTFVICVGTSVPVYLVPQLFAVSSDAYGFGASATEIGFFLLPGAVAAALAGPIAGIGARRFGSRAVVTTGIVMMVGALIALAAVHTEVWHLVIGKMLIALANGLCVTAMVTSTATSVDRSDTGIATSLVLVTRVLGFAVGVQASGAILTAATPAGSDVPAESAFVTGFLIAAAVAALSLLVARTMNKGVKE encoded by the coding sequence ATGACCGCGACTCAGGCTCCACCTGTCCGCATCGGGAAGGCCGCTGTCTGGGCACTCGGCATGCTGGCACTCGCCACCGGCGCCCTGGAATCGGTGGTGACGCCGACGCTCCCGCTCCTGCAACGAGAACTGCGTATGAGCCCCGCCGAAGGGGCGTTACTCAGCATCGTGCTGCTCATCACCGGCGCGCTCATCACACCGGTCGCCGGCAAGTTCGGTGACCGCTACGGCGGAAAACGGGTCCTGATCCGGCTGATGACGGTCGTCTGCGCCGGTGGCCTGGTGTCCGCCGTGGCGCCGAACCTGCCCGTGCTGCTGCTCGGCCAGATACTCCAGGGAGCGATGGTGGGCGCGCTGCCCCTGTCGTTCATCCTCGTACGCGAACACCTCCCCGCGGGCGAGGCGAAGGTGGCCATCGGCGTGGTCAGCGGGTTGTTCGTCGGGGGCGGGATGGCGGGAACACTCTCGGCCGGCCCCGTGGCGGAAGGGCTCTCCCGGCACTGGATGTTCGCCCTGCCGACGCTCGCGGTCATTGGGTCCACCATGCTGGTGAACAGGCTCATGCCCTGTGATCCGCCCGGCAGTTCGGACGACACCGGCATCGACTGGCCCGGCCTGCTGCTCCTGAGCGGGACGCTGGTCACGCTCATGCTCGTCCTCGCGACGGCGCCCGACCTCGTCTCGCAGCCGCTCGTGCTCGGCGCCCTCATCCTGGTCCTGGCCGCATTCGTGGCCGGCTGGACGGCCGTTGAGCGCCGCGCGGCCTCACCGATGGTCGATCTGCGCATGCTCGCACGGCCCGCCGTATGGAAGTCGTGCGTGCTGACATTCGTGATCTGCGTCGGTACGTCGGTGCCCGTCTATCTCGTCCCGCAGCTCTTCGCGGTCTCCTCCGACGCGTACGGGTTCGGGGCCAGTGCCACCGAGATCGGCTTCTTCCTGCTGCCCGGTGCCGTCGCCGCCGCACTGGCCGGACCGATCGCCGGGATCGGGGCGCGCCGTTTCGGCTCACGCGCCGTGGTCACCACCGGGATCGTCATGATGGTCGGCGCCCTGATCGCCCTGGCGGCCGTACACACCGAGGTCTGGCACCTCGTCATCGGCAAGATGCTGATCGCGCTCGCCAACGGCCTGTGCGTCACGGCGATGGTCACCAGCACCGCCACATCCGTCGACCGGAGCGACACCGGCATCGCCACCAGCCTGGTCCTGGTGACTCGCGTACTCGGCTTCGCCGTCGGCGTGCAGGCGAGTGGCGCGATCCTCACCGCCGCGACCCCTGCCGGTTCGGACGTCCCGGCCGAATCGGCCTTCGTCACCGGCTTCCTGATAGCCGCCGCCGTCGCGGCACTGTCCCTGCTCGTCGCCCGCACCATGAACAAAGGAGTCAAGGAATGA
- a CDS encoding TetR/AcrR family transcriptional regulator, producing MPTTKTLREGSTHKRAAILTAARELFLADGFDRSSVDAVAARAGVSKRTVYDYFGDKQTLLQAVVDAVGESMITTVRRTLDDTLTDLTEAAELEDALVTFSMRIATDMLGSAEYATLQRLVRAESGHLPHRGYNSMADTPDEALAERFAAFGAAGLLEVPDSRLAADQFIALTFGVALDRLGSANATEDTRVRPLVVEGVRTFLRAYRAG from the coding sequence ATGCCGACCACGAAGACGCTGCGCGAGGGGTCCACACACAAGCGGGCCGCCATCCTCACGGCGGCCCGCGAACTGTTCCTTGCCGATGGCTTCGACCGCTCCAGCGTGGACGCGGTCGCCGCTCGCGCCGGGGTGTCCAAGCGGACGGTCTACGACTACTTCGGCGACAAGCAGACGCTGCTTCAGGCGGTGGTCGACGCCGTGGGCGAGTCGATGATCACCACGGTGCGGCGCACCCTCGACGACACCCTCACGGATCTCACCGAGGCGGCCGAACTGGAGGACGCGCTGGTCACGTTCTCGATGCGCATCGCGACGGACATGCTCGGCTCGGCGGAGTACGCGACGCTGCAACGACTGGTCCGCGCGGAGTCCGGCCACCTGCCGCACCGGGGCTACAACTCGATGGCCGACACCCCTGACGAGGCACTGGCAGAGCGGTTCGCCGCCTTCGGCGCGGCGGGGCTGCTGGAAGTCCCCGACTCCCGGCTCGCGGCGGACCAGTTCATCGCGCTGACGTTCGGCGTCGCGCTGGACAGACTCGGCTCGGCGAACGCCACGGAGGACACTCGCGTCCGGCCCCTGGTCGTGGAGGGAGTACGGACCTTCCTCCGGGCGTACCGGGCGGGGTGA
- a CDS encoding SCO2400 family protein, translating to MDYCSTCRRTLNGVFVCPGCGAYSPDIAPAGSHVHHTPSTVAVMAEISHTREAGIPHTREFDAFPGFPEPEAHVPVGPSAPSATGRAARRRRLADWKKQRRRAVVASTVALVGGGLTLAFMPSSRPSVAQAHASTPDPSRAPTLPSVGGADSTTEKQRPHTGDIGTSDSGTRPSDSANAPGSATATTAVDAPAKRKTSPQTTTGDARPTAEAQPESPSTAAPAVPDAPPPPAAEQPTAQPNQPTSPAQPPPPPPPTAEPPEDDSSELCVLVICLGLNGNK from the coding sequence ATGGACTACTGCTCGACGTGCCGCCGGACTCTCAACGGGGTTTTCGTATGCCCCGGTTGTGGTGCCTATTCTCCCGACATCGCCCCCGCCGGCTCACACGTCCACCACACTCCGTCGACCGTCGCGGTGATGGCGGAGATATCCCACACGCGTGAGGCGGGAATACCCCACACGCGTGAGTTCGACGCGTTCCCCGGCTTCCCGGAGCCCGAGGCCCACGTGCCGGTCGGCCCCTCCGCTCCCTCGGCGACCGGCCGTGCCGCCCGTCGGCGTCGGCTGGCGGACTGGAAGAAGCAGCGGCGCCGGGCCGTGGTCGCCTCGACCGTCGCGCTCGTCGGCGGCGGGCTGACCCTCGCCTTCATGCCGTCCTCGCGCCCCTCCGTCGCCCAGGCCCACGCGTCCACACCGGACCCGTCGAGGGCCCCGACGCTGCCTTCGGTCGGTGGCGCCGACTCCACCACGGAGAAGCAGCGGCCCCACACCGGCGACATCGGCACCTCCGACAGCGGCACCCGCCCGTCCGACTCCGCCAACGCGCCGGGCAGCGCGACCGCGACCACCGCCGTGGACGCTCCGGCGAAGCGCAAGACCTCGCCGCAGACCACCACCGGCGACGCCCGCCCCACCGCGGAAGCCCAGCCGGAGTCGCCGAGTACGGCCGCCCCCGCGGTGCCGGACGCCCCGCCGCCGCCCGCGGCCGAACAGCCGACCGCCCAGCCGAACCAGCCCACTTCACCGGCCCAGCCGCCCCCGCCGCCGCCCCCGACGGCGGAGCCGCCGGAGGACGACTCGTCGGAACTCTGCGTCCTGGTCATCTGCCTGGGCCTGAACGGCAACAAGTAA
- a CDS encoding permease, with protein sequence MIHDASHSVLHDALHAVLHALSIAGSMTWEITWALILGFALSAVVQAVVRKSTVVALLGDDRPRTLAVAAGLGAASSSCSYAAVALARSLFLKGANFTAAMAFEIASTNLVVELGVILALLMGWQFTVAEFAGGPVMIVVLAVLFRLFLREELLRGAREQAGRGLAGSMEGHAAMDMSVRSGGSFARRLFSREGFTATSHVFVMEWAAILRDLVIGLLIAGAIAAWVPDSFWRAFFFEGHPLASRLWGPVIGPLVAVASFVCSIGNVPLAVVLWKGGISFGGVVAFIFADLLILPILNIYRKYYGPRTALFLLGTFYVAAVVAGYVVEFVFGGLGLVPDQADARIPMEGITWNYTTFLNIAFLALAAALLVRFFRTGGLGMLRAMGGAPRDGKLHSDG encoded by the coding sequence ATGATCCACGACGCATCCCACTCCGTACTCCACGATGCACTCCACGCCGTACTGCACGCACTGTCGATCGCCGGATCGATGACCTGGGAGATCACCTGGGCCCTGATCCTCGGCTTCGCCCTCTCCGCCGTCGTCCAGGCGGTCGTCCGCAAGTCCACCGTGGTCGCCCTGCTGGGCGACGACCGCCCCCGCACCCTGGCTGTCGCCGCCGGGCTCGGCGCGGCCTCCTCCTCGTGCTCGTACGCGGCTGTCGCTCTCGCCCGCTCGCTCTTCCTCAAGGGTGCGAACTTCACCGCCGCGATGGCCTTCGAGATCGCCTCCACCAATCTCGTGGTCGAACTCGGCGTGATCCTGGCGCTGTTGATGGGCTGGCAGTTCACCGTGGCGGAGTTCGCCGGGGGACCCGTCATGATCGTCGTCCTGGCCGTACTGTTCCGGCTGTTCCTGCGCGAGGAACTGCTGCGCGGGGCCCGTGAACAGGCCGGACGCGGGCTGGCGGGCTCCATGGAGGGGCACGCGGCGATGGACATGTCCGTCAGGAGCGGAGGGTCCTTCGCCCGGAGGCTGTTCTCGCGTGAGGGGTTCACCGCCACCTCCCACGTCTTCGTCATGGAGTGGGCCGCGATCCTGCGTGACCTGGTGATCGGCCTGCTCATCGCCGGCGCCATCGCGGCTTGGGTGCCGGACTCCTTCTGGCGGGCGTTCTTCTTCGAGGGCCACCCACTGGCGTCCAGACTCTGGGGCCCGGTCATCGGCCCGCTGGTCGCCGTCGCGTCGTTCGTCTGCTCGATCGGCAACGTGCCGCTCGCGGTCGTCCTCTGGAAGGGCGGCATCAGCTTCGGCGGTGTCGTGGCGTTCATCTTCGCCGACCTGCTGATCCTGCCGATCCTCAACATCTACCGGAAGTACTACGGGCCGCGGACGGCGCTCTTCCTGCTGGGCACGTTCTACGTCGCGGCGGTCGTCGCCGGTTACGTCGTGGAGTTCGTCTTCGGCGGGCTCGGTCTCGTCCCCGACCAGGCCGATGCGAGGATCCCCATGGAGGGAATCACCTGGAACTACACGACCTTTCTGAACATCGCCTTCCTCGCCCTGGCGGCCGCGCTCCTGGTCCGCTTCTTCCGGACCGGCGGTCTGGGCATGCTCCGCGCGATGGGCGGGGCGCCGCGCGACGGGAAGCTTCACTCCGATGGGTGA
- a CDS encoding PstS family phosphate ABC transporter substrate-binding protein: MEWFDGENIFAVFSTLLGLLTSVGVLWYERRVPRRKRIGYRVQMDTAIGSDVRSGHTNVRLGLFDDDPDMADATLVLLRLENDGSQTIAVDDYTSPDIHGLTVTFTGRTIKGVAVTLPSAARHLMSHFTHARGLRSSGSMLTVPKVPLNKGQHFKLLVLLTGGEVGEEVTVSGGISEGEVVVNRAIAPDEAPPVFSRATRLITVLLTVCVVTLASIILLRDNTRPPIGCAKGELTVIGSTAFRPVAEELEKKYEDDCPGSGITVDLNGSAAGIRELAEAGAQRKQGSPAIVALSDGPKSTGYGELRENRVAVSTFALVVNDGVGIDGLDTADVRKIYRGDITNWEEVGGPDLDIRLVSRNAGSGTRDTFQRRVLQGFEPGASSTDCRRKDDASARVFRCEFESTEQVLNTVAELPGALGYSELRSAAPTKGLHRLELDGRTPAVDDVAENGYPYREIEYAYTYGRPPASSLVSSFLNYLIRGSGQDVIRTHGHLPCATPEGLKVCAEE, from the coding sequence GTGGAGTGGTTCGACGGAGAGAACATATTCGCGGTCTTCTCCACCCTGCTGGGCCTGCTGACCTCGGTCGGCGTGCTCTGGTACGAGCGCAGGGTGCCGCGCCGCAAACGCATCGGCTACCGCGTGCAGATGGACACGGCCATCGGCAGCGACGTCCGCTCCGGCCACACGAACGTACGCCTCGGGCTGTTCGACGACGACCCGGACATGGCGGACGCGACCCTCGTACTGCTGCGCCTGGAGAACGACGGTTCGCAGACCATCGCGGTCGACGACTACACATCACCCGACATCCACGGTCTGACCGTCACGTTCACCGGCCGGACGATCAAGGGCGTCGCCGTCACGCTTCCCTCCGCGGCCCGCCATCTGATGTCGCACTTCACGCACGCGAGGGGCCTGCGCAGCTCGGGCAGCATGCTCACCGTCCCCAAGGTCCCGCTCAACAAGGGGCAGCACTTCAAGCTGCTCGTGCTGCTGACCGGCGGCGAGGTGGGCGAGGAGGTCACCGTCAGCGGCGGGATCTCCGAGGGCGAGGTGGTCGTCAACCGCGCCATCGCCCCCGACGAGGCTCCGCCCGTGTTCAGCCGCGCGACCCGCCTCATCACGGTCCTGCTGACGGTCTGTGTGGTCACCCTCGCCTCGATCATCCTCCTGCGGGACAACACCCGGCCCCCCATCGGCTGCGCGAAGGGCGAGCTGACGGTGATCGGATCGACCGCCTTCAGGCCGGTGGCCGAGGAGCTGGAGAAGAAGTACGAGGACGACTGCCCCGGCTCCGGGATCACCGTGGACCTCAACGGCAGCGCGGCCGGAATCCGCGAACTGGCCGAGGCCGGGGCACAGCGGAAGCAGGGCTCACCGGCGATCGTCGCCCTCTCCGACGGTCCGAAGTCGACGGGGTACGGAGAACTGCGTGAGAACCGGGTCGCGGTGTCCACGTTCGCCCTGGTCGTCAACGACGGCGTGGGCATCGACGGGCTGGACACGGCCGACGTACGCAAGATCTACCGCGGCGACATCACCAACTGGGAGGAGGTCGGCGGCCCGGACCTCGACATCCGGCTCGTCAGCCGCAACGCCGGCTCCGGTACCCGCGACACCTTCCAGCGGCGCGTCCTCCAGGGTTTCGAACCGGGCGCCTCGTCAACCGACTGCCGGCGGAAGGACGACGCGAGCGCCCGCGTCTTCCGCTGCGAGTTCGAGAGCACCGAGCAGGTCCTGAACACCGTCGCGGAGCTGCCCGGCGCCCTCGGCTACAGCGAACTGCGCTCCGCCGCGCCCACGAAGGGCCTGCACCGGCTGGAGCTGGACGGGCGGACGCCGGCGGTGGACGACGTCGCGGAGAACGGGTACCCGTACCGGGAGATCGAGTACGCGTACACGTACGGCCGCCCGCCCGCCAGCTCGCTCGTGTCCAGCTTCCTGAACTACCTGATCAGGGGCAGCGGACAGGACGTGATCCGGACGCACGGGCATCTGCCGTGCGCGACGCCGGAGGGGCTGAAGGTCTGCGCGGAGGAGTGA
- a CDS encoding serine/threonine-protein kinase, which translates to MEALTPDDPSRIGPYRLLGRLGAGGMGRVFLARSEGGRTVAVKLVRPELAEEAEFRRRFAQEVAAARRVGGEWTAPVLDADTEAREPWVATGYVPGPSLHEVIAGRPQPLPERSVRILAHRLAQALTAIHTAGLIHRDLKPANVLVTIDGPRVIDFGIARALDAVTGDNRTRTGVVIGSPGYMSPEQVRGETLTPASDVFSLGSVLAFAATRRQPFGTSTSGMHAVMFRIAQEEADLAGLPDGLADLVRRCLAKDPAERPTPAEVAELTADETDEGDDADLPWLPGAVLADLGRRSAELLEAETPASPLPARPSGPPAPSTPPPPVSPPAPVPSAPSTPPPPVTPPPTAVEPPAPTPPPPASPAPTPTPTPTPAPTPLGVFGAPTAVREPRPARGRRTALVVASVVVAAALIAGGATYAVMSLGGNDGPDDKNNSSADEGAKDTSSDKQTPSDGESDASDASGASAPPAVEGVIGKEYLGTWQGPGKNDDEEVSLRRLKITQGSVGADVVTTFNSFDDLLCEGAAKLVSFDNLMVLESRAVTSIPEDGCSDGGRQTVRANSDGTLIWTDGDSGETAVLTKYTESAEPVPAGFLGTWTMEPSADEDGTSAPGDRSTLVLSQGKSGTVVAKYTGDSASYHCEWESVLVDAKPDGLRLGPQSVTASEPEEECDAYGSRTVKMKGTDALTLTWLENDDEPTTYRRAG; encoded by the coding sequence GTGGAAGCGCTGACCCCGGACGACCCGTCCCGCATCGGCCCGTACCGGCTCCTCGGCAGACTCGGCGCGGGCGGCATGGGCCGCGTCTTCCTCGCCAGGTCCGAGGGCGGCCGGACCGTCGCGGTGAAGCTCGTACGCCCGGAACTGGCCGAAGAGGCCGAGTTCCGGCGGCGGTTCGCCCAGGAGGTCGCCGCCGCGCGCCGGGTGGGCGGCGAGTGGACCGCGCCGGTCCTCGACGCCGACACCGAGGCCCGCGAGCCGTGGGTCGCCACCGGCTATGTGCCGGGGCCCTCGCTGCACGAGGTGATCGCCGGCCGGCCGCAGCCGCTGCCCGAGCGGTCGGTGCGCATCCTCGCCCACCGGCTCGCGCAGGCGCTCACCGCCATCCACACCGCCGGTCTGATCCACCGCGACCTCAAGCCCGCCAACGTACTGGTGACCATCGACGGTCCGCGCGTCATCGACTTCGGGATCGCCCGCGCGCTGGACGCCGTCACCGGCGACAACCGGACGCGTACGGGTGTGGTGATCGGGTCGCCCGGCTACATGTCGCCCGAGCAGGTGCGCGGCGAGACGCTGACGCCCGCGAGCGACGTCTTCTCGCTGGGCTCGGTGCTCGCCTTCGCCGCGACGCGGCGCCAGCCGTTCGGTACGTCGACGAGCGGTATGCACGCGGTGATGTTCCGCATCGCGCAGGAGGAGGCTGATCTCGCCGGGCTGCCGGACGGCCTGGCGGACCTGGTGCGCAGATGTCTGGCGAAGGATCCGGCCGAACGGCCCACCCCGGCGGAGGTCGCCGAACTGACGGCGGACGAGACGGACGAGGGGGACGACGCCGACCTGCCGTGGCTGCCGGGCGCGGTGCTCGCGGACCTCGGGCGCCGGTCCGCGGAGCTGCTGGAGGCGGAGACGCCCGCCTCGCCGCTCCCGGCGCGCCCGTCCGGGCCGCCCGCACCGTCCACCCCACCGCCACCGGTGAGCCCGCCGGCACCGGTCCCTTCGGCGCCCTCCACCCCGCCGCCCCCGGTGACTCCGCCCCCGACGGCGGTCGAGCCCCCGGCGCCCACGCCGCCTCCGCCGGCCTCACCGGCGCCCACCCCCACCCCCACGCCCACCCCGGCACCGACACCCCTGGGCGTGTTCGGGGCGCCCACCGCCGTACGGGAACCGCGTCCCGCGCGCGGCCGGCGCACCGCGCTCGTCGTCGCGTCGGTCGTCGTGGCCGCCGCGCTGATCGCGGGCGGGGCGACGTACGCGGTGATGAGCCTCGGCGGCAATGACGGTCCGGACGACAAGAACAACTCCAGCGCGGACGAGGGCGCGAAGGACACGTCGTCGGACAAGCAGACGCCGTCGGACGGCGAATCCGACGCGTCCGACGCGTCAGGGGCCTCCGCACCGCCCGCGGTCGAGGGCGTCATCGGCAAGGAGTACCTGGGCACCTGGCAGGGTCCGGGCAAGAACGACGACGAGGAGGTCTCGCTCCGCCGTCTGAAGATCACTCAGGGCTCGGTGGGCGCGGACGTCGTCACGACGTTCAACTCCTTCGACGACCTGCTGTGCGAGGGCGCGGCGAAGCTGGTCTCGTTCGACAACCTGATGGTGCTGGAGTCCCGGGCGGTCACGAGCATCCCCGAGGACGGCTGCTCCGACGGCGGCCGGCAGACCGTCCGCGCGAACAGCGACGGCACGCTGATCTGGACGGACGGGGACAGCGGTGAGACCGCCGTCCTCACCAAGTACACCGAGTCCGCCGAGCCGGTCCCGGCGGGCTTCCTCGGCACCTGGACGATGGAACCGTCCGCGGACGAGGACGGCACGAGCGCACCCGGGGACCGGTCGACCCTCGTCCTGAGCCAGGGCAAGTCGGGCACGGTCGTCGCCAAGTACACCGGTGACAGCGCCTCGTACCACTGCGAGTGGGAGAGCGTCCTGGTCGACGCGAAGCCCGACGGGCTGCGCCTGGGCCCGCAGTCGGTGACGGCGTCCGAACCGGAGGAGGAGTGCGACGCGTACGGCTCCCGCACGGTGAAGATGAAGGGCACGGACGCGCTCACCCTCACCTGGCTGGAGAACGATGACGAGCCGACGACCTACCGCCGCGCCGGCTGA
- a CDS encoding adenylosuccinate synthase, whose amino-acid sequence MPALVLLGAQWGDEGKGKATDLLGGSVDYVVRYQGGNNAGHTVVVGDQKYALHLLPSGILSPECTPVIGNGVVIDPAVLLSELSGLNDRGVDTSKLLISGNAHLITSYHTTMDKVTERFLGSRKIGTTGRGIGPTYADKINRVGIRVQDLYDESILIQKVDAALDFKNQILAKLYNRRAIEAGKIVEELLVYADKLRPYVSDTTLVLNDAIDAGKVVLFEGGQGTLLDVDHGTYPFVTSSNPTAGGACTGAGVGPTKISRVIGILKAYTTRVGAGPFPTELLDEDGEALRRIGGERGVTTGRDRRCGWFDAVISRYATRVNGLTDFFLTKLDVLTGWERIPVCVAYEIDGKRVEELPYSQSDFHHAKPIYEYLPGWTEDISKAKTFDDLPKNAQDYVKALEEMSGAPISAIGVGPGRTETIQINSFL is encoded by the coding sequence GTGCCCGCACTTGTGCTGCTCGGTGCTCAGTGGGGTGACGAAGGCAAGGGAAAGGCCACCGACCTGCTCGGTGGATCCGTGGACTATGTGGTGCGCTACCAGGGCGGCAACAACGCCGGCCACACGGTCGTCGTCGGCGACCAGAAATACGCGCTGCATCTCCTCCCTTCCGGAATCCTCTCGCCCGAATGCACGCCGGTGATCGGCAACGGCGTTGTCATCGACCCGGCCGTCCTGCTCTCCGAGCTGAGTGGGCTCAACGACCGTGGTGTTGACACGTCGAAGCTTCTGATCAGCGGAAACGCGCATCTGATCACTTCGTACCACACCACGATGGACAAGGTGACGGAACGGTTCCTCGGTTCCCGGAAGATCGGCACGACGGGCCGTGGCATCGGCCCGACGTACGCCGACAAGATCAACCGGGTCGGTATCCGCGTCCAGGACCTCTACGACGAGTCGATCCTGATCCAGAAGGTCGACGCGGCGCTGGACTTCAAGAACCAGATCCTCGCCAAGCTCTACAACCGGCGTGCCATAGAGGCCGGGAAGATCGTGGAGGAGCTGCTGGTCTACGCGGACAAGCTGCGTCCGTACGTCAGCGACACGACGCTCGTCCTCAACGACGCGATCGACGCCGGAAAGGTCGTCCTCTTCGAGGGCGGTCAGGGCACCCTCCTGGACGTCGACCACGGCACCTATCCCTTCGTGACCTCGTCGAACCCGACCGCGGGCGGCGCCTGTACGGGCGCCGGTGTCGGCCCCACGAAGATCAGCCGGGTCATCGGCATCCTCAAGGCATACACCACACGCGTCGGTGCGGGCCCCTTCCCGACGGAACTGCTCGACGAGGACGGCGAGGCACTGCGCCGCATCGGCGGCGAGCGGGGCGTCACCACGGGCCGCGACCGCCGCTGCGGCTGGTTCGACGCGGTGATCTCCCGCTACGCGACGCGGGTCAACGGCCTGACGGACTTCTTCCTCACCAAGCTCGACGTGCTGACGGGCTGGGAGCGCATCCCGGTCTGTGTCGCGTACGAGATCGACGGCAAGCGCGTCGAGGAACTCCCGTACAGCCAGAGCGACTTCCACCACGCGAAGCCGATCTACGAGTACCTGCCGGGCTGGACCGAGGACATCAGCAAGGCGAAGACCTTCGACGACCTGCCCAAGAACGCGCAGGACTACGTGAAGGCGCTGGAGGAGATGTCGGGCGCCCCGATCTCCGCGATCGGCGTGGGTCCGGGCCGTACGGAGACGATCCAGATCAACTCGTTCCTGTAG
- a CDS encoding diacylglycerol kinase, with product MSAPEPDENGAQQLLVVIDPVARRTDGESVRIAKDVLSAGATAKICLPDGPAEFARVLARRGSRRPVVVGDDRALLRTVALLHRERDLSAGALSLVPVGVSVELAHSLGVPTGAVAAARAVLDGVVRRLDLLVDDSDGVVLGDLRIPAPPAADGHPGRGGGPGGPGGSSVWDTCRSLVRTLVKPAPQVLAVHPHRLRVEADGVVLSDLDEPVEAVTVRSRGGRAEVVIRTRSSAEPITASALSVTVSGADFRYRADAAVTGPVRTRTWTLRAGAWGLTLPAEA from the coding sequence GTGTCGGCTCCAGAGCCCGACGAGAACGGTGCGCAGCAGCTTCTGGTGGTCATCGACCCGGTCGCCCGCCGGACCGACGGCGAATCAGTCCGGATCGCGAAAGATGTGCTGAGCGCGGGCGCGACCGCGAAAATCTGTCTGCCCGACGGACCGGCCGAGTTCGCGCGGGTGCTGGCCCGCAGAGGCTCGCGGCGGCCGGTGGTGGTCGGTGACGACCGCGCCCTGCTGCGGACGGTCGCCCTGCTGCACCGGGAGCGCGACCTGTCCGCGGGCGCGCTGTCGCTGGTGCCGGTCGGGGTCTCGGTCGAGCTGGCGCACTCGCTGGGCGTGCCCACGGGCGCGGTCGCCGCGGCGCGCGCGGTGCTCGACGGGGTCGTACGGCGGCTGGATCTGCTCGTCGACGACAGCGACGGCGTGGTGCTGGGGGATCTGCGGATCCCGGCACCGCCGGCGGCGGACGGGCACCCGGGACGCGGGGGTGGGCCGGGCGGGCCGGGAGGCTCGTCCGTCTGGGACACCTGCCGGTCCCTGGTCCGGACGCTGGTCAAGCCGGCGCCGCAGGTGCTCGCCGTCCACCCGCACCGACTGCGGGTGGAGGCGGACGGTGTCGTGCTGAGCGATCTGGACGAGCCGGTCGAGGCCGTGACGGTGCGCTCGCGCGGGGGCCGGGCGGAGGTCGTGATCCGTACGCGCTCCTCGGCCGAGCCGATCACCGCCAGCGCGCTGTCGGTGACGGTCTCGGGCGCGGACTTCCGCTACCGGGCGGACGCGGCGGTGACGGGCCCGGTGCGGACGCGGACCTGGACGCTGCGGGCGGGGGCGTGGGGGCTGACCCTGCCCGCGGAGGCGTGA
- a CDS encoding GbsR/MarR family transcriptional regulator: protein MSERRREDGRDEIHDDVHGGDRDGEAATSQFVERFAAQLVEAGMARMPARVFAALLSSEQGVMSSAELGERLQVSPAAVSGAVRYLGQVNMVSREREPGSRRERYRVEGDQWYESLTNRDSMLRRWMATMREGVDHFGLDTPQGQRINETLEFFEFLDRELASMMDRWTKHRAEHLRG from the coding sequence ATGAGTGAGCGGCGGCGGGAAGACGGCCGTGACGAGATCCACGACGACGTTCACGGCGGTGATCGCGACGGGGAGGCCGCGACCTCACAGTTCGTGGAGCGCTTCGCGGCCCAGCTCGTCGAGGCCGGGATGGCGCGCATGCCGGCCCGGGTCTTCGCCGCGCTGCTCTCCTCCGAGCAGGGCGTCATGAGCTCCGCCGAACTCGGCGAGCGGCTTCAGGTCAGCCCGGCGGCCGTCTCCGGCGCGGTCCGCTACCTCGGCCAGGTCAACATGGTCAGCCGTGAACGCGAACCGGGTTCGCGGCGCGAGCGCTACCGCGTCGAGGGCGACCAGTGGTACGAGTCGCTGACCAACCGCGACTCCATGCTCAGGCGCTGGATGGCGACCATGCGGGAGGGCGTCGACCACTTCGGACTCGATACGCCGCAGGGGCAGCGGATCAACGAGACGCTGGAGTTCTTCGAGTTCCTGGACAGGGAGCTGGCATCGATGATGGATCGCTGGACGAAGCACCGCGCGGAGCACCTGAGGGGATGA